From the Bacillus sp. FJAT-22090 genome, the window ATAAATTGTTTCGATGCAACTAAGAATAGAATCATCATCGGTAGTGAAGCTAATGTTAAGCCTGCGAATAGGGAACCCCAATCCGCTGAGTGCTCTCCAAACAGGGATAACATTCCAACTGGAATTGTCATCTTCGCCTTTTCAGTAATAAAAATTAAGGGGAAGAAAAAATCATTCCATGCGGAAATAAAGTTTACAATTATCACTGTACCCAATGCTGGACGCATTAATGGAAGAAGCACATTCCAAAGCACGCGTAAGTTTCCTGCCCCATCCATTCTTGCGGCTTCCTCTAGCTCCATAGGCATTGTTTTAAAGAAGCCAGTTAGAATAAGCATTGTTAGGGGTGTACCTGTAGCGATATTCATAAAAATAAGGGACCAAAGTGAATTAATCAGACCTAAATCACGCATTAAAATGAAGAGTGGCACAATGCCTAATTTTATTGGAATCATCATTCCTAATAAAAATAAAAAGAAAATAGCATTATTCCAGCTAAACTTAAAGCGTGCAATATAAAATGCTGCTAGCGAGCAAAAGAGAACAACGAGTACAACAGAGGTTACACTAACAATTACACTATTGATAAAGTATTGATCAAACGGTATTTTACTCAATAATGTTCTATATGTATCTAAGCTAAAACTCGTAGGCAATCCTAATGGATTCTTGAAAATTTCAGCACTCGTTTTAAACGAAGATAAAAACATTAAAAAAATCGGGTACAAACTAATTGTTGCGACAGCAAACACAACAACATAATAAAATGGCTTCGACCATATCGAACTGTTCTTCATACTACTCACCCTTACATTTGTACTTCTTTTTTATTCATAAATTTCAAGAATACCATTGTACATACTAATATGAAGAAAAATAACACAGTTGCTAAAGCAGAACCTAGCCCTATCGCATCCGAGCTTCCAGATGTGGAACTACCAAATGCTAAGCGATAAAAGAATACAGCTAGCGTGTCCGTAGAAAAATACGGTTCTCCCATTGACCCTTGCATTGCATATACGAGCTCAAATGCCTCAAAAGATTGAATAAATGTTAATACTGTCATGATCAAAATGGAAGGTACCATTAAAGGTAAATAAATTTTCCGAAGCATCGTCATTCCTTTTGCTCCATCTAATTTAGCAGCCTCCACTAGTTCACCCGGAATACTTTGAAAACCTGCTAAAAAGATTAATACCCCGAACCCTAATCCAAACCAGCAATTTACTAGAATAATAGAGACTAGCGCTGTGTTTGGGTCTCCAAGCCACGCTCGTTGTAATTCCTCTAATCCTAGCTTACCTAGCAACATGTTCAATGTGCCGAAGTTTGGATTTAAAATAAGCTTCCATAAAAAACCTACAACAATTACGGATAATAAACGTGGTAAAAAAAAGGCAATCTTGAAAAACTCAGCACCTTTTACTTTTTTATAAATAATAAATGCAAGTAAAAACGCTAAGCCATTCATAACAATCATTTGTAGGACAAAATACAGTATATTATTCTTAAACGCATTCAAAAACATAGAACCATAGGGCTCTGTCGTAAATAATGTAACGAAATTGTTAAAACCAACAAATGACTCTCGTGAAAAACCATTGAAAGAATAAAAGCTATAAGATAATGCAGCTAATATAGGATAGAGCACGAATAAACCATAAATAATTAGTGCAGGTATTGGGAAAAGGTGGATAGTCCACCGTTTTCCCTTTTTTCTTTCCTTCTTTGTTGAAGCTGTTTGTACAGTCATAGTCATCATCCACAGCCTCCTTTTTTGAGAATAAGAAATGATAAACTTTTCTACTCATTTTTTGTCCAGACCCTAGGCACCAACCCCTCGAGGTCGAATGGGAATCTTCTGCGTCCAACTAGTTGGACTACGAACCTTCCCATTCGCTTGTCGGAGGCCCACACGAAGTGGGTCATGCAGTCGTTGCGAAATGTTCTTTTATTTTGCGACGAGCTTTGCGCAGGAGCACCACGATGTCGCGAATTTAGACTGTATCCCACTGACAGGCGCCTTGCACTTTTCTTATTTTTTAAAAGGCTCAAATGAAATCTCTGCATTTTCCTGCACTTTTTGAGCTACTTCCGCTGGCGTTACTTCTCCTAAATACATTCCTTGTAATTCCGTTTCTAATACTGTTTTCGTTGTCGGATCTCCACTTACAAAGTTAATTACCCAGTAATATGGCGTTGAATTTGTTTCCACTGCTTTACTTAACTCACTAAGAAGTTCATCATTTGAAGTTATACCAGGAAGCGCACTAATCATTTTGAACTCTTCTACAAATAATTCTCCAAACTCTTTTGTTGTTAAAAATTCTAAAAATGTTTTTGCAGCTTCCTTGTTTTTAGAGTTCGCATTTATAGCAAATGATCCATCAACCCAAGTTGTCACTGTTTGATTGCCAGTTTTTGAAGGCATTGGGAAAAAGCCGTAATCTAAATCTGCATTCAGTTCATTAACAACTGGGATTTCCCAGCTTCCAAGTGGGAACATTGCTGCCTGCTCCATAGCAAATAATGTACGAATATCTTCCATACCTAATCCTTCTGAGTTAGCAGGGAAATATTTTTTCAAATCATTCATTACTTCAATTGATTCAACAAATGCTGGATCTGTAAAGTCTCTTTCACCAGTAACTAGTTTATCTGCGAAAGCATTTCCATCCACTACACCTGGTCCTACAATGCCATGTGTTAAAGATAGTAACCAGCTCTCTTTAGTTCCCATCGCAATTGGAGTAATACCCGCTGCTAATAATTTTTCATTCACTTCCATAAATTCATCCCAAGTTGTTGGCACTTCAAGACCTTGGTCAGCAAATATTTTTTTATTATAGAAAAATTGTGTTGAACTAATGTTTAATGGAACACCATATTGCTTCCCATCTTCTCCTCGAGAAGCTGCTAAATAGTCATCTGAAAATTGATCTAATCCCTTTAGGTCTGTAATCGGCTCAACAAACCCAGCTGCAGCTAGCTTTAATCCTGCTGCATACGGACGTAGATGGAAAATATCAGGACCTTCTCCCGCTTGTAACGCTGTATTTAAAACTGTGTTGTATTCCGTATTTTTAGTTGGACTAAACTCAACTTGGATATCAGGATTTGTTTCGTTGAACAAAGCGATAACTTTTTCGTATTTCGCTACATCTTCTGTACGCCAGCTACCTATTGTTAACTTTACTTTTTCTGTAGCTTCACTTACTTCGCCATTATCTTTACTATCACTAGCATTACTATTTGATGAAGTATCTTCACTATCGTCAGAACAAGCAGCTAAAATCAACGTAAATAACATGACAAACATAAACAGAAACAGGTACTTATTTGATTTTTTCATTTTTAATACGCCCCTTTTAATTTGAAATGTATATATCATAAACCAACTCGTGAACCCCTTGTCTAAACTCTTTCACGTGAAAGTGTCTTCCATAATGCACTGCATTTGTTAGTAGTACTACAAATAACTTCCTCTTTGGATCCAACCAAATACTTGTCCCTGTAAAACCTGTTTCAATAAACCCCTTAATATAGTGTTGAAGCATTTTTCACCCCCATAAAAATGCTCAAAATTCCGATAACTCAATATAACGAAGTTTTGTACTATAAATTAACAAAAATATTGAAATATTTTTTCAAAAAACTCCGAAAACTAGTATTACTACAATTTGAGACAATTTATAGTTTTGAGCCCAGCCTCTCAAAACAGTATATTCATCCGTTTCTAGAAAATGTACATTCTTCTTTCAAATTAAGTTTATCTATAATTCGCCCCCGCCCACTTCTGCACCATCTTTTTTCTCTTCGCTAAATATTTTTATAATAATTTTTAAAAGGGTATTGTAATTTCTGAATATTTTACATATTATAAAAACTGAGAGGTGATTCATATGTCAGAAATAATAAATTTGTCTTCCAATTCCCTACCACTTACAAAGAAAGGAGAAAAAACACGTCAGCACTTACTTAATATTGCAGAAGAAGTTTTTGGTGAAAAAGGTTATTTTAATGCTTCGATCGTTGATATTACCCAAAAAGCAAATGTAGCTCAGGGAACTTTTTATAATTATTTCCCTTCGAAGCAGTCCATTTTCGAAGAACTTGTGCGTAACATGAGCCACACGTTTCGAAGTGAAATTCGAAACGCTATTAAGACAGCAGATAGTTTCGAAGAGTCACAAAGAATCGGCTTTCGTACTTTCTTTTCTTGGGTAAAAAATCATCGGAATTTGTATAGCATTGTTCAGCAAACTGTACTAGTGGACGAAGAGCTTTATCGTTGGTATTACGAGCGTCTAGCATCTGGATACATTAAAGGTCTAGAGGAAGCTATTGGTAAAGAAGAAATAAAAAAGTATGATACGGAAACAATTGCTTATTGTTTAATGGGCATAAGCCAGTTTTTAGGGATGAGATGGATTTACTGGGAGGATCGAGATGTACCAGAGGATTTATTAGAAGACGCAATAGCCCTTATTTTCCAAGGTTTACGAAAATAAAAGCAGGAGTGATGCAGATTGAAGGGTATATCACATTGGATTGATCAGCGTTCTATCATAACACCAAATAGACTAGCTTTAATCGATGATCAGAGAAAACTTACTTATTTAGAAATGAGCAAAATGGTCAACCAATTTTCCGGAATATTACAGTCCACTTATTCTATAAAAAAAGGAGATCGAGTTGGCGTTCTGTCTCTGAATAGTATTGATTTCATTATTGTTTTATTTTCATTGGCAAAATTAAATGCTGTGGCTGTTCCACTCAATATTCGCTTAACTGTCGACGAGTTAGAGTATCAGCTAAAGGACAGCGGACTTCAAACACTCATTGTTGACAACGACAACCATACGAAAGGAAAAGAGTTATTAAATCGAACACGGTTTCAGTTATTAACATTCGAAACGATTAATCTAGCAAAAACAGAACCACTAATACCTACCGAAATTGACTCAGCAGCTCCATACATTATTTGCTATACATCTGGAACAACCGGAAGGCCTAAAGGAGCCGTCTTAACCCAAGAAAATATGTTTTGGAATGCAATTAATAATACTGTAGGACTTGATATTACTTCTAAAGATAAAATTATTACGTTATTACCGCTTTTCCATATTGGAGGAATCGGTTTATTCACATTACCTGTACTGTTATGTGGCGGTACAGTTGTAGTTCCAGAGCGATTTAACCCTGAGCAAGCGTTGGAATATATAGAGAAGCATGAAATTACCATCGTTATGGGAGTTCCAACTATTCATGATGCTTTACGAAAAAGCCCAAGCTTCGAAACGACTAATGTAACCTCTGTTCGATTCTTTTATAACGGAGGCGCGCCATGCCCTGAAGAGTTAATACGTTGGTACTTACAAAAAGGGATTAGCTTTGGGCAAGGCTATGGATTGACAAAGACTTCCCCTACTGTATTTTTACTATCGGAAGAAGACTATCACCGTAAAGTTGGCTCCATTGGAAAACCCGTTATGTTTACCGAGATACGAGTTGTTGATGAAGAAGCAAATGAAGTTTCATCTGGAGAATATGGCGAATTACTTGTAAAAGGACCGAGTGTCATGAAGGAATACTATAACCTCCCCGAGGAAACAGCTAAAGCGATTCAAGAAGGTTGGTTTGCAACTGGCGATATTGTAAGACAAGACGAGGAAGGCTTTGTTTACATTGCCGGCAGAAAAAAAGAAATGATTATTTCTGGAGGTGAAAATATATATCCTCTTGAGGTTGAAAAAGTCATTTACGAGATTGCAGATGTTGATGAAGCAGCTGTAATCGGAGTTCCCCATGATAAATGGGGTGAAACGCCTATTGCCTTTATTGTACTTAAAAAAGAGACAAACTTTACAGACGAGAAGTTGAAAGAGTATTGCACTAAAAAGTTAGCACGTTATAAAGTTCCGAGTCTTTTTAGAATTGTAAGCGCTTTACCGAAAAATGCGACGGGAAAAATCGATAAAGCAACTCTCAAAAAATATTATGTAGAAGAAGTGATGAGCTTATGATGAATTTTTTTGTTGGACAGACAGCAGCCTTTAGCAGAACAGTTACCGAGACTGATATTGTCATGTTCGCTGGTTTAAGTGGTGACTATAATCCTGTTCATGTAGATCAGGAATATGCTGTCGAAACAAGATTTGGATTGCGAATTGCACATGGTTTATTAACTACCTCTTTTCTCTCTAGGCTACTTGGCATGGAGCTTCCTGGAAAGGGATCGGTTTATTTAGAGCAATCCTTAAAATTTTTAGCGCCAGTTTTCATAGGAGATACCATTACTGCTAGTGCTGAAATTTTAGAGATTGACCAGGATCGTGGAATTCTTCGGCTAGAGACGATTTGTAGAAAACAGGATAACACGATTGTGTTAAAAGGAGAGGCCAAAATGATGATGCCCAAGGAAGGAGCAAAGATATGATACAAATTGTAAAAACAAGCACTTATTTTCCGCCCCAAGTTGAAACAGCTCGTTTACTAGAAGTAAAAACAGGCATTCCAGAAAATGTGATAAAAGAAAAATTCGGTCTCTACGAAAAACATGTTGCTGATTCATCAATGCATGCTTCTGATATGGCCATTAACGCTGCCTTGCCGCTATTAGAGGTGGTTGATCCACTAAACATAGACGTTGTCATTTACTTCGGAAGTCCGTTTAAAGATTATGGCGTTTGGTCAAGTGCCCCAAAAATCCAATATGAGCTCGGTACAAAAAATGCCTATGCTTTTGAAATAATGAATGTCAGCTCTTGTTTTCCTATCGCCCTTAAGGTAGCAAAAGATATGTTAACTTCCGATAAAACACTAAACCATATCTTACTTGTTGGAGGGTGTAAGGAATCACAAATTATTGACTATCAAAATCCTAGATCAAGATTTATGTTCAATTTTGCTGATGGGGGTGCAGCAGCGCTTCTATCAAGAGATAATGGTAAATTTGAAATTTTAGAGTCTACCATTTATACAGATGGTTCCTTCCATGACGATATACGTGTTCCAGCTGGAGGGTCTGTTCTTCCCGCTTCACACGAAACAGTGGAAGATAATCTCCATTTTATCGATGTAAAGGATCCTGCAGATATGAAAGAACGGCTTGACCCAGTATCTGTAGCAAATTTTGTAAAGGTAGTAAAAGATTCAGTAGAAAAAAGCGGATATACATTGCACGATATCGATATGCTCCTACCACTGCATACAAAAAAGTCGATGTTTAAACAAATATTAAACGGATTAGAGCTTTCTGAAGATAAAGCAATTTATCTCGACCATCATGGTCATATGTCTTCCCTTGACCCACTTGTAGGACTCGATTTTGCTGAAGCTGATCAAAAACTTAAAAAAGGGGACATTGTTGTCACAGTGAGCGCTGGAACAGGTTACACATGGACAGCGACAACTTTAATAAAAATAAGAGACTAAGAAGGAAGAAAATGAAAACTTTTAAAAACAAAACGGTTTGCTTAGGTCTATTTTTATCACTTCTGTTGTTTATCTTTGGGTGTAGCTCCGATAATGGGGATACTGTAGAGGTTGAAGCGAATGATGCTGCACCTATTAAAATTGGTGTACTTGCATCTTTAACTGGTGGTTTAGAATCCTATGGAAAACAATCTGTTCAAGGCTTTGAGCTAGGTCTTGACTATGCAACAGATGGAACGATGGAAGTCGAAGGTCGAAAAATAGAATTTATTGTAGAGGATACAGAAACAAAAGCAGAGGTCGCAGTACAAAAAGCTACCAAACTATTAGAAGAAGATAAGGTTGATTTTCTTGTAGGTTCTTCTAGCTCTGGTGACACATTAGCAGTTTTACCTCTTGCAGAGGAATATGAAAAAATTATGGTTGTAGAGCCAGCCGCTGCAGATAGTATTACCGGCGCGGAGTTCAATAAGTATATTTTCCGCACAGCTCGAAATTCATCTCAGGATGCGGTCGCAGGTGCAGCTGCTATTGTTAAAAAAGGCGTTAAAATTGCTACCCTTGCTCCTGATTACTCATTTGGTCAAGATGGTGTTGCTGCTTTAAAAGAAGCAGCTATCAAGCTAGGTGGTGACATTATTCATGAAGAATATGTGGATCCTGCTGCTACAGATTTTACTTCCAATATTTAAAAGATTATCGATCAAAAACCTGACTATTTATATGTTATCTGGGCAGGCTCCAACACACCATGGAACCAAATCATGGATATGAAAGTACAAGAAAAAGGAATCAAAATCTCTACTGGTGTTGCAGATATAGCCACTTTACCTACAATGAAACCTCTTGTGGGAATGGAAGGTTTTACGGTCTATTATCATGAGTTACCAGATAACAAAGTAAACACATGGCTTGTAGAGGAACACAAAAAGAAATTTAATGGGGAGGTTCCAGATCTTTTCACACCTGGTGGAATGAGTGCAGCATTAGCGATAGTAGAAGCAGTGAAGAAAACAGAAGGTAATACCGATACGGATACACTTATAGAGACAATGGAAGGAATGAGCTTTGAATCACCAAAAGGTACCATGACCTTCCGTCCAGAAGACCATCAAGCGCTCCAATCACTTTATGCAGTGAAACTTGAAAACAGAGAAGGATTGGACTATCCTGTCCCTGTATTAGTAAGAGAGCTAACTCCTGAAGAAACTGCTCCTCCGATTCGAAATACTAAATAACATGTTTTCCGAGACTTACCGCTCGCTTTTTACAGGCGAGCGGACTCTTTTACCATACCAAAAGAGTAATTTAAACACTTTTTGCTTTTGTCTAAATGATTTAGTTGGAAATTTAGAGTGCTTAGTTGGAATAATGAACGATTTAGTTGGAATCTAAACGCAATTAGTTGGAAAGTGCCTTTTTTATGGAAGAAAACAATTACTTCCCTTAAATTTCTATTAAGCTTTCCGTAAGCGAGTAGTTAGAAAATATTTGACTTCATTCACACTCTCTTCTAGGATAATGTTTTAGGACTTTATTTATTAAAGGAGTGTTTATGATTTGAAGAAATTATTAGTAGCTTTTCTTGGATTAGCTCTACTTGCAGGGTGTTCCGAAGAAACGGTAGATACTAACGAAGATAATGCCGTAGAAACTGAAAATGTGGACGTAGAAGAAAATGTAACAATTGAAGAAAACGCTGAGAAAAGCGCTAATTCTACTGAAGAAAATAAGGGCCAAAGTGATATAAAAAGTTTCCCTGAGTTCGTAATGTTAGCTAAACATATTGATATGACTAAGTATATTGCTAAAGTTGAAACAGATAACGAAGGAACTCGTGTCATATTCTTTGAAAATAGTGAAGGTAAAAAAGAATACAAAAGCACCTTTGTTAAAAATGAAAATCGACTTAAAATCATCAAGTTAGACGATGATGGTTTAATTTTCAATGAAATAATTAAGTAATGAAAATTGCGAATCCAGAGTTTTAATCATAAAAAACCCTCAGCTCAAGTGTCACTTGCTCTGAGGGTTTCGTTTCTAGTTATTTAGTTATCTTTTAAATCTTCAATAGATGTGATGTCCATATATGCTGGAACAACTAAACCAATTTTCACGCCTGTCATGCTTGTGCCAAGGTCTTCAAATTTACCATCGAATTTTTCAGCATAGGTTGCATGTGTTAATGGTAACCATCCAGCAAGAGATGCGTCTGCACTACCGTCGGCAATGGCTGTCCACATTGGACCAGCTTCAACTTGAACCATAGTTACATCATAGCCAAGGCTTGTTAATACGATGCTCATAACGTTCGTACTAGCAATTTCACTATCCCATGCAACATATGCAAGTTTGATTTTGTCACCGTCAACTTTTTCAATACCCTCAGTCCATGTTGCAATTTTCTCTGGATTTGCATCTACCCAAGCTTGCGCAGCTACTTCTGGTTTTTCACCGTTTTTGATAGCGATCATTACTTCACCCATATCATCCTCTGTCCAGTTGAAATTAGAAAGGACTTGGTGAGCTTCTGGCATGTCTTCTTGTAATCCAGTACGACCAATTGTGTGAATTTCCTCTTCCCCACCATATGAGCCTTTTGGATCTTCAAGATATTTCAAATCATATTCAGCAAATTTCCAGTGAGGAGTCCATCCAGTTATGATGATTGGCTCTTCTGCATCATACGCTTTCTTTAGAGATGCTGTCATTGCAGCACTTGAACCACTTACAAGGTCCCACTCATCTAATTCATAATCTGTAATAGCTCGTTCTGTTGCTTCCATAATTCCAGCTCCAGGATCGATGCCAGTAATTTTGTAGTTAACTGACTCCCCTACTGAACCTGCATTTGAGTCTGTAGATGTTGAATCATTTGCTTCTTCTGTATCACCACATGCTGCTAACCCAAGTGAAAGTAATGCAACTGCTCCAAGACCTGTTATTTTTTTGGCTAATTTCATCATGTATTTCCCCCTAGTTTTTTCTTTCTATTTCCAGCGTACTGCGTGATTCTATCTAAAATAATCGCTACGATTACTATAGAAAGTCCAGTTTCTACGCCAACTCCTGTTTTCAATTGCGTAACGGACCGGTAAACCTCTTCACCAAGTCCTGGTGCACCTACCATCGAAGCGATTACTACCATTGATAGAGATAGCATAATACTTTGGTTCACCCCAGCCATAATAGTAGGTTTCGCCAGTGGAATTTGTATTTTAAACAAACGCTGCCACGTCGTAGAACCAAATGCTTCTGTAGCTTCTATTAGATCTTTTGGTACTTGCTGAATGCCTAACATCGTTAAACGAATTGTAGGAGGCATTGCAAAAATTACGGATGCTACAACTCCCGGTACGACTCCAATGTTGAAAAAGAAAATCGCCGGTATTAAATATACGAATGCAGGCATTGTTTGCATTAAATCCAATATTGGATTTACTACCTTTCGAACACCCGCTTTTTGTGAACTAAGAATCCCTATAGGAATACCAATCACTAGCGCGAAGATGACTGAAGTCAATACTAGCGTTAACATTTGAAGCATCGGGTACCAATACCCTAAATAATCGATGAATAATAGGCCAATCAATGAAAAGAAGGCAATCTTTCTCGTAGAAATAATTCCAGCTATTAAAGCGAAGATAAAAGCAAGTAATATAGAAGGAACCAAATCCAATATATCTACTGTGCCTTCTACTACTCCTTCTAGTACATCAGCAAAACCGTCTAGGCCTGTCCCAAACGTATCTACTAACCAATCAACTCCAGTGTCAACCCAATCGGCAAAAGGTAGGCGAGGGAATAGTTCATCCATCTTAAATCACCTCCGTAATATGCTGCTCTGCGGAATCCATCGTTCCATCTTTGTTAATAAACTCATTATCACCAGATAATGCACCTATGAGGGCACCACGTATAATAATCCCTTGAAGCTTTTGTTCTTCATTAATAACTGCAACAGGAATGCTTGCTGTTGATACTACATCAAATAATTCTGTGAGAACCGTATCTGGTGAGATCATCGGAAGATCAGAAATAATTACATCATTCAGTGACTTCTCTGATTCAATTGCTTCTACAGTATCCTGTGCTGTTACTGCTCCTAATAAGCGATTCGCATTATCTACTACATATATAGAAGAAATACCTAAATGTTTCATCAGTCGAAGTGCTACACGAGGACCTCGATCAACTTTTACCGTGTCTGCTTTTTTCATAATATGACCAGCAGTCAGTACTTTGGATAAGTCAACGTCTTCCACGAATCGTTCGACATATTCGTTGGAAGGGCTCATCAGAATTTCTTCAGGTGATCCAATTTGAACAATTTCTCCGTCTTTCATCAGTGCTATACGGTCACCAATACGAAGCGCTTCATCCAAATCATGTGTGATAAAAATAATTGTTTTTTGCATATCGTGATGAAGCTGAAGTAACTCATTTTGCATATCTTTTCGAATAAGCGGATCCAATGCACTAAACGCTTCATCCATAAGCAATATATCTGGATTATTAGCCAGTGCTCTAGCAAGTCCAACACGTTGCTGCATACCCCCACTTAGTTGTTTCGGGTACTGGTCTTCATATCCCGCAAGACCAACAAGTCTTAATGATTCTATTGCTTTTTCATTTCGTTCTTTTTTAGAAACCCCTTGGATTTCTAAGCCATATTCTGTATTTTCAACGATTGTTTTATGTGGGAAGAGGGCAAAGTTTTGAAATACCATCCCAATTTTCTTTCGTCTTACTTCACGAAGCTGTTCTTTATTCATCTGAACAATATCCTTACCATCCAGTAATATTTGTCCCATCGTTGGATCTATTAATCTATTAAGCAACCTAACTAATGTAGATTTACCACTTCCGGATAGACCCATAATGACGAAAATTTCACCTTCATTGACCTCAAAGGATACTTGTTTCACACCAACCGTTGCACCAGTCGCTTTCAAAATTTCGCTTTTTGTTTTACCATCTTTCAGCAACTGTATAGCGCGGCCACTACTTTTACCAAAAATCTTCGTAGCGTCTTTTACTACTATTTTTTTATTTATGTTTTTCTCACTCATATCTTTTCTCCTTACCGTCCGAAATACCCGAACCCAATCAATTATAGATGCAACTCCATAAAATTTCAACAGTTTAAACCTTATTAATTGTTTGTACGGTAAAAACTGTACGAAAATTATTTAAAAAAATTGCTTTTTGGGTAAGGATATAATACATTTAAATTTAGTTAGCTGGATTATGTGAGCAAAGCTAATTTCAGTGGAGGGAACGTAAATGGATGACCATGAAAAAATAGATAAAGCTCGGGAACGAATTATAGAAACAATTGCCCAAAACATACATTTATACGGCTTGGTACCTTCTGCAGGTAGACAATTCGGAACTATGTTTTTTCAAAATGAACCATTAACATTAGATGATATGACAGAAAAATTAGGCATGAGTAAAACAAGCATGAGCACTTCTGTCCGAGCACTGTCTGAACTAAAATTGGTTGAGCGTGCATGGAAAAAAGGAGTTCGAAAAGATTTATATAAAGTGACGGATGATTGGCACCAAAGCTTCATCGA encodes:
- a CDS encoding TetR/AcrR family transcriptional regulator, which codes for MSEIINLSSNSLPLTKKGEKTRQHLLNIAEEVFGEKGYFNASIVDITQKANVAQGTFYNYFPSKQSIFEELVRNMSHTFRSEIRNAIKTADSFEESQRIGFRTFFSWVKNHRNLYSIVQQTVLVDEELYRWYYERLASGYIKGLEEAIGKEEIKKYDTETIAYCLMGISQFLGMRWIYWEDRDVPEDLLEDAIALIFQGLRK
- a CDS encoding carbohydrate ABC transporter permease, with product MTVQTASTKKERKKGKRWTIHLFPIPALIIYGLFVLYPILAALSYSFYSFNGFSRESFVGFNNFVTLFTTEPYGSMFLNAFKNNILYFVLQMIVMNGLAFLLAFIIYKKVKGAEFFKIAFFLPRLLSVIVVGFLWKLILNPNFGTLNMLLGKLGLEELQRAWLGDPNTALVSIILVNCWFGLGFGVLIFLAGFQSIPGELVEAAKLDGAKGMTMLRKIYLPLMVPSILIMTVLTFIQSFEAFELVYAMQGSMGEPYFSTDTLAVFFYRLAFGSSTSGSSDAIGLGSALATVLFFFILVCTMVFLKFMNKKEVQM
- a CDS encoding ABC transporter substrate-binding protein, which gives rise to MKKSNKYLFLFMFVMLFTLILAACSDDSEDTSSNSNASDSKDNGEVSEATEKVKLTIGSWRTEDVAKYEKVIALFNETNPDIQVEFSPTKNTEYNTVLNTALQAGEGPDIFHLRPYAAGLKLAAAGFVEPITDLKGLDQFSDDYLAASRGEDGKQYGVPLNISSTQFFYNKKIFADQGLEVPTTWDEFMEVNEKLLAAGITPIAMGTKESWLLSLTHGIVGPGVVDGNAFADKLVTGERDFTDPAFVESIEVMNDLKKYFPANSEGLGMEDIRTLFAMEQAAMFPLGSWEIPVVNELNADLDYGFFPMPSKTGNQTVTTWVDGSFAINANSKNKEAAKTFLEFLTTKEFGELFVEEFKMISALPGITSNDELLSELSKAVETNSTPYYWVINFVSGDPTTKTVLETELQGMYLGEVTPAEVAQKVQENAEISFEPFKK
- a CDS encoding 3-oxoacyl-ACP synthase, with product MIQIVKTSTYFPPQVETARLLEVKTGIPENVIKEKFGLYEKHVADSSMHASDMAINAALPLLEVVDPLNIDVVIYFGSPFKDYGVWSSAPKIQYELGTKNAYAFEIMNVSSCFPIALKVAKDMLTSDKTLNHILLVGGCKESQIIDYQNPRSRFMFNFADGGAAALLSRDNGKFEILESTIYTDGSFHDDIRVPAGGSVLPASHETVEDNLHFIDVKDPADMKERLDPVSVANFVKVVKDSVEKSGYTLHDIDMLLPLHTKKSMFKQILNGLELSEDKAIYLDHHGHMSSLDPLVGLDFAEADQKLKKGDIVVTVSAGTGYTWTATTLIKIRD
- the menE gene encoding o-succinylbenzoate--CoA ligase, yielding MKGISHWIDQRSIITPNRLALIDDQRKLTYLEMSKMVNQFSGILQSTYSIKKGDRVGVLSLNSIDFIIVLFSLAKLNAVAVPLNIRLTVDELEYQLKDSGLQTLIVDNDNHTKGKELLNRTRFQLLTFETINLAKTEPLIPTEIDSAAPYIICYTSGTTGRPKGAVLTQENMFWNAINNTVGLDITSKDKIITLLPLFHIGGIGLFTLPVLLCGGTVVVPERFNPEQALEYIEKHEITIVMGVPTIHDALRKSPSFETTNVTSVRFFYNGGAPCPEELIRWYLQKGISFGQGYGLTKTSPTVFLLSEEDYHRKVGSIGKPVMFTEIRVVDEEANEVSSGEYGELLVKGPSVMKEYYNLPEETAKAIQEGWFATGDIVRQDEEGFVYIAGRKKEMIISGGENIYPLEVEKVIYEIADVDEAAVIGVPHDKWGETPIAFIVLKKETNFTDEKLKEYCTKKLARYKVPSLFRIVSALPKNATGKIDKATLKKYYVEEVMSL
- a CDS encoding carbohydrate ABC transporter permease; amino-acid sequence: MKNSSIWSKPFYYVVVFAVATISLYPIFLMFLSSFKTSAEIFKNPLGLPTSFSLDTYRTLLSKIPFDQYFINSVIVSVTSVVLVVLFCSLAAFYIARFKFSWNNAIFFLFLLGMMIPIKLGIVPLFILMRDLGLINSLWSLIFMNIATGTPLTMLILTGFFKTMPMELEEAARMDGAGNLRVLWNVLLPLMRPALGTVIIVNFISAWNDFFFPLIFITEKAKMTIPVGMLSLFGEHSADWGSLFAGLTLASLPMMILFLVASKQFMEGLTAGALK
- a CDS encoding MaoC family dehydratase, translating into MMNFFVGQTAAFSRTVTETDIVMFAGLSGDYNPVHVDQEYAVETRFGLRIAHGLLTTSFLSRLLGMELPGKGSVYLEQSLKFLAPVFIGDTITASAEILEIDQDRGILRLETICRKQDNTIVLKGEAKMMMPKEGAKI
- a CDS encoding lipoprotein; protein product: MKKLLVAFLGLALLAGCSEETVDTNEDNAVETENVDVEENVTIEENAEKSANSTEENKGQSDIKSFPEFVMLAKHIDMTKYIAKVETDNEGTRVIFFENSEGKKEYKSTFVKNENRLKIIKLDDDGLIFNEIIK